The following nucleotide sequence is from Candidatus Methylomirabilota bacterium.
AGCAGCTCGGTGCGCGACGGCAGGCTGGCGAGCCGTTTCACCTGCTCTGGCGTCACGGCCTTGCCGTCCACCAGGCCCGCCTTGATGGCGGGCTTCGCGAATTCCCTGGCGAAGTCGGCCAGCACCTTCGCCGCCGCG
It contains:
- a CDS encoding 50S ribosomal protein L10; amino-acid sequence: AAAKVLADFAREFAKPAIKAGLVDGKAVTPEQVKRLASLPSRTELLAQVGGTLQAPLAGFVGALNGLLMNVVGAFEALRTKRAASAGAAS